One Hordeum vulgare subsp. vulgare chromosome 4H, MorexV3_pseudomolecules_assembly, whole genome shotgun sequence DNA window includes the following coding sequences:
- the LOC123448183 gene encoding calcium-binding protein CBP-like: protein MAGYPPPPGSGYPYGAAGGYGAPPPSGQKPPKEGKTSSSSGPDPYHGAPPPQQPYGGGGGGGYGAPPSYGQKPPKEGKTSYSSGSDPYHGAPPPQQPYGGGGGGGYGQQPYGAQPPSSAAPYGGPPAAQPYAGGGAGGYGSPFAALVPSTFPPGTDPNVVACFQAADRDGSGMIDDKELQSALSGYSSQSFSLRTVHLLMYLFTNSNVRKIGPKEFTSVFYSLQNWRGIFERFDRDRSGRIDAAELRDALLDLGYSVSPTVLDLLVSKFDKTGGKNKAVEYDNFIECCLTVKGLTEKFKEKDTAYSGSATFGYEAFMLTVLPFLIA, encoded by the exons ATGGCTGGCTACCCCCCGCCCCCCGGCTCCGGCTACCCCTACGGCGCTGCTGGCGGCTACGGAGCCCCGCCGCCCTCCGGCCAGAAGCCCCCCAAGGAAGGCAAGACCTCTTCCTCTTCCGGCCCCGACCCCTACCACGGCGCCCCGCCCCCGCAGCAGCCTTACGGcgggggcggtggcggcggctacgGCGCCCCACCGTCCTACGGCCAGAAGCCCCCCAAGGAAGGCAAGACCTCCTACTCCTCCGGCTCCGACCCCTACCACGGTGCTCCGCCCCCGCAGCAGCCTTACGGcgggggcggcggaggcggcTACGGGCAGCAGCCCTACGGCGCCCAGCCGCCTTCGTCCGCCGCGCCGTACGGGGGCCCACCCGCCGCGCAGCCCTACGCAGGAGGCGGCGCCGGCGGGTACGGTAGCCCGTTCGCGGCGCTGGTGCCGTCGACCTTCCCGCCGGGGACGGACCCGAACGTCGTGGCGTGCTTCCAGGCGGCGGACCGCGACGGCAGCGGGATGATCGACGACAAGGAGCTGCAGTCCGCGCTCTCTGGGTACAGCAGCCAGAGCTTCAGCCTCCGCACCGTCCACCTCCTCATGTACCTCTTCACCAACTCCAACGTCCGCAAGATCG GGCCAAAGGAGTTCACTTCTGTGTTTTACAGTCTTCAGAATTGGAGG GGCATATTTGAGAGGTTTGACCGTGACCGAAGTGGTAGAATTGATGCAGCAGAACTGCGTGATGCTCTTCTAGATCTTGGATATTCGGTCTCTCCAACTGTGCTAGACTTGCTTGTGTCTAAATTTGACAAGACTGGGGGCAAGAACAAAGCGGTTGAATATGACAACTTCATTGA ATGCTGCCTTACAGTGAAG GGCCTGACCGAGAAGTTCAAGGAGAAGGACACGGCGTACTCGGGGTCTGCAACTTTTGGCTACGAGGCGTTCATGCTAACCGTGCTCCCTTTCCTCATCGCATGA